The genomic window CGAACGCAACCATGACGGCAGTGGCCTCGGCGCACAGCGCACCGTGGGTATCGCGCACCGCATGCCGGACGCCGAACGACGTCCTTCCGATGCTCGAAATCGAAATCTCGATCGCCAACGGACCCGAGTCGTCGAACAAGGGGCGCAGGAAGTCGATGGTCAGCTTGCGCACGACCGTCGCTCCCCGCGCACCCTCCGCCTCGAGCAGGCATTGCGTGATGAAGTTCGCCCGAGCTTCCTGAAGATATTCGACGAATCGGGTGTTGTTGACGTGCCCGAGCCGATCCGAGTCGCTCCACCGGACTTGAAGTCGGTACTCGAATCTCTTGTCGGCCAACGATCAGTCCCTGGTCAACTTGCGGTGCGTGACGCGATGCGGGCGAGCCGCATCCGGTCCCAGCCGCTCGACCTTGTTGGCCTCGTAACCCTCGAA from Rhodococcus sp. P1Y includes these protein-coding regions:
- a CDS encoding acyl-CoA thioesterase encodes the protein MADKRFEYRLQVRWSDSDRLGHVNNTRFVEYLQEARANFITQCLLEAEGARGATVVRKLTIDFLRPLFDDSGPLAIEISISSIGRTSFGVRHAVRDTHGALCAEATAVMVAFDLDTQHARPLIDREKAVLADYVHTALDTE